The Knoellia sp. S7-12 region GGGGTACTTGCGGCAGAGTTCCATCGGGTCGCCATCGCCATAGATGACGTGCCCGGTGTCGAGGCAGAAGCCGACGTAATCGGGGTCAGTCGCCTGGAAGATCCGGTCGATGTCGTCGGGCGTCTCTATGTGGCTGTCACCGTGGGGGTGGAGGACCATCTTCAGTCCGTAGTCCTCCTTCATGATGCGGCCCAGTCGGTCGGCGTTCTTGATGTAGAGGTTCCAGGCGTCGGTCGACAGGACCCGCTCGTCCGTGTAGGCGCCGGTCTTTTCGTCGCGGAACATGGGCGGCAGGTGCACGACGTACTCAGCACCTACGGCAGCGTGGGTCTCTCCGATGGAGCGGAACAGCTTCTCGGTGTCGGCCCACGCCTCTGCCTTGTGGAGGATGCCCCATCCCGTGCCGGCGACGACGCGAAAGCCGCGAGCGTCCATCTCCTCCTTGAGGCGAGCGGGATCGGTCGGGAAGTAGCCGAAGGGTCCGGTCTCCATGACGGAGAAACCGGCCGTCGCCATCTCGTCGAGCGCGACCTCCCAGTCGATCTGCTTCTCGTCCTGAGGGAACCAGACCCCCCACTGGTCGGGACAGACACCGATCGTCAGCTTGCTGTAGCGAGGGTCGGTGTTCCGAGCCATGGACTCCGCCATAGGAGTGTCCTTCCGAGGTCGTGGGGATGCCGTGCCAACCTAATCATGACACTTTGTTCTGTCAATAGATCATGAGGGCGCTGCGCCCCGCACTCGGGTCAGTCCAGGACGTGGCGGAGATAGCGGTCGGGGGCGTCGAGAAAGCGTCGGTAGTGGTCCACGACCGCGAGGTCCTCCCACTCCACCTCTTCGATCCCCGACTCCGAGAGCTGGAGGATCGTCGCGCCGGGGACGGAGGCCAGGATCGGTGAGTGCGTCGCGAGCAGAACCTGTGTGCCCGGCCGCGCCGCCATGATCGCCAGCTCGGCGACGAGGTGCAGCTGCGCCGGGAACGACAGCCCCGCCTCCGGCTCATCCCACACAAAGAACCCGTCACCGTCGAATCGCCTCGTCGACAACAGCGAGACGAACGACTCCCCATGTGAACGGGCGTGGAAGACCGGATCGGGGGATGCTCCGGGGTTGGTGTCGAGCCAGGCCATCAGGCCGTGCATCGTCTCAGCCCGCACGAAGTAGCCCCACTTCGACGCCCCCGGCCCCCGCGACAACCGCAGCCACTCCCACAGGGCTGACTCCGTGGCATGAGTGCGGTGCCGCGCCCCGGTCGACCCGCCCTCGGCGTTGAGCCCGAACGCCATGGCGATCGCCTCGACGAGCGTCGACTTCCCCGTCCCGTTGTCCCCCACGAGAATCGTGCAGGACCCGAGGTCGAGACCGTCGCGCAGGACCTGCCCGACGGCGGGCACCGAGACCGGCCAGACCTCGGGTCCCGGAACGACGGCATGTGGGCTGCACTCGATGCGACGCACCGGCAGCGGCTCCATCCACCCCTGCCTTTCCTGCTCTTCCTGCTCCACGTCCAGCAAACTACTGCCTGCCCCCGACACTTCAGGAGGACACTCACCTCATGCACGCACCCATCGACGCCGCCGCCCTGCGAGCCATGCAAGCACCTCTCATGGAGCTCTATCGCGACGACCCCGACGAAGCCGTCGTCTCCGTCTCCGCCCGAGCCGACTGGCGCGAGCCCGGCATCTCGACGAGCGTTGACGCCTGGTCCGGGCGAGTTCGCGTCGGACTGCACCGGGCCACCGGCGGTGACGGCTCCGACGCCTGCTCGGGCGACATGCTCCTCGAAGCGGTCCTTGCCAGTGCCGGTGTGACGATGCGCTCGGTCGCCACAACCATGGGGCTGACGATCCTGCGCGCCGACCTGAGTGCGGAGGCAGAGTTCGACGCCCGCGGCACGCTCGGCATCGACCCGGAGGTTCCGGTGGGGATCACCCCCATCACCATCACCGCCACGCTCGACACCGACGCCTGCGATGACGACCTCGCCCGACTCGCCAGGTCCACAGAGCGCTACTGCGTCGTCGGCCAGAGCCTCGCCGTTCCACCCACCGTGACGGTCCGACGATCCGTCGTCTGATCGACCCCATGACGCACGTCCGGAGCACTCAGCCGACCCTCGTACCCTTGAAGGTGTGAGCGAGACCCCCGTGAAGAGCACCGAGGCCAGCCAAAGCGCTGCCCCCGAGATCGACCTGTCCGAGCAGCAGCGCATCCGCCGCGAGAAGCGCGAGCGTCTGCTGGAAGCCGGCACACCGGCATACCCCGTCTCGGTCGACCGGACCCACAGCCTCGCCGAGGTGCGCTCGGAATGGGGCCACCTCGAGACCGGGCAGGAGACCGATGACGTCGTCTCGGTCGCTGGCCGCGTCGTCTTCATCCGCAACACAGGCAAGCTCGCGTTCGCCAGCCTGCAGGAGGGTGAGGGCATCCGCCTCCAGATCATGCTCAGCCTCGCGGAGGTCGGCGAGGACTCCCTCGCTGCCTGGAAGGCCGACGTCGACCTCGGCGACCACGTGTCGGTCACCGGCCGCGTCATCAGCAGCCGCCGCGGCGAGCTCTCGGTCATGGCGACTGCCTGGACCATGGCGAGCAAGGCGCTGCGCCCCCTGCCGATCCTGCACAAGGAGCTCTCCGAGGAGAGCCGGGTGCGTCAGCGCTACGCCGACCTCATCGTGCGCCAGGAGGCGCGCGACATGGTGCGCACCAAGGCCCGCATCCTCAGTGCGATGCGCCACGAGCTCGAGCGACAGACCTACATCGAGGTCGAGACGCCGATCCTCCAGCTCATCCACGGCGGTGCCGCAGCACGCCCCTTCACGACGCATTTCAACGCCTTCGACCAGCAGATGACGCTCCGCATCGCGCTTGAGCTCAACCTCAAGAAGGCTGTCGTCGGCGGCGTCGACCGCGTCTATGAGATGGGCCGCATCTTCCGCAACGAGGGTGTTGACGCGACCCACTCCCCCGAGTTCACGATGCTCGAGGCCTACCAGGCGTGGGGCGACCAGACGACGATCGCGGGACTCATGCGCGACCTCTATCTCGCGGCCGCCGATGCGTTCGGTTCACGCCAGGTCGAGACCGACCGGGGCACGATCAACCTCGACGGCGAATGGCGCTGGCTGCCGGTGCACGAGGCCGTGAGCGAGATCGTCGGCGAGACAGTCACGATCGACACCGACATCGACACCCTGCGCGGCTACGCGACCAAGCATGACGTCGCCATCGACCCGGCCTGGGACCGCGACAAGGTCTTCCTCGAGCTCCTCGGTGAGCTCGTCGAGCCGACCCTGCTGCAGCCGACGTTCCTGTGCGACTACCCCGCGAGCGCACAGCCGCTCGCCCGCCCGCACCGCAGCGAGCCGGGACTCATCGAGGCGTGGGACCTCATCATCGACGGTGTCGAACGCGGCACCGGCTTCTCCGAACTCGTCGACCCCGAGATCCAGCGTCAGGTCCTCACCGACCAGTCGACCAAGGCAGCCGGTGGCGACCCCGAGGCCATGCAGCTCGACGAGGACTTCCTGCGCGCACTCGAATACGGCGCACCGCCGATGGGTGGGCTCGGGCTCGGCGTTGATCGACTCGTCATGCTCTTCACGGGCGCCAACGTTCGCGAAACAATTCTCTTCCCCCACCTCAAGCCGGAGGCATGATCATGTGGGACTCCATCTGGCCATATCTTGCGGCCATCCTGCCCACGATCATCGTGGCCTGCCTCTTTTATTTCCTCATGAAGAGCATCCTGGAAGGCGACCGGCGCGAACGCCTCGCGCAGAGCCAGTGGGAAAAGAATGAGCACAAAACCCCTGAGGACAATTCCTGACTGTTAATCTCATCGAGACATATTCGATGTGAAGGGAATTCCACATGGCACAGCGTGTGCAGGTGTTGCTCGTTGACGATCTCGACAACAGCGACGCCGATGAGACCGTGACGTTCGCGCTGGACGGCGTCACCTACGAGATCGACCTCAATGAGGGCAACGCGAGCAAGCTTCGTGACGCGTTCGCACCGTGGGTTGGTCACGCCCGCCGCTCCGGCGGCCGCAAGGCCACGGGTCGCAGCGCGGGAGGACGTCGCAAGGACGTCTCCGCCGTGCGCGAATGGGCTCGCAAGAACGGGCACAACGTGAGCGAGCGCGGCCGCATTCCAGCCACGATCCAGGACGCCTATGACAAGGCCAACAGCTGAACTCGAGAGATCTCAGCGAGGCGACGGCACCCGATGTGGGTGCCGTCGCCTCACTCATGTCGCGCCACCATGGATATCTCACCTTTGTCGGCGGTCGACACCTCAGCAGGCCGCTGTCCAGCGCCTTGGAATTCTCGGCGCAGTGGCGTGCAAACCTCACAGCCGTCAACACCCGCCTGTATGCCGTTCCCTCACCTCCCCAGGTCGCCTCCGCTTTTGTCCTCCAGCACCTGTTGAGCATTCCGGCACAGGTGTCCGCATTCGCAGCCGTCACCGGTCCCTGGCACGCGGATCTGGGCACGCTTGATGACTCGCGCATCTCGTGCGACCTCGCTCCCGGCCTCTATCCCGAGCGTCTCGGGTTCTTGTCGCTCCGCCCGGCCGCCCCCGAACTGGAGGAACGGATCGCCGCCGCGGGCACGGCATACCGGGCTCTGGGGCGGGAGATCGCGCAGGCCTATGACGGCGGCGTGAAGGTGTCGACCCGGCAACGCCTCGGCATGGTCGACGACCTCTGGCAGATGGCGTTGCGTGAGGCGCGGGGGGCTGCGGGCCAGGGGCTCGGTCCCGCAGTCGAGCGACGGTCGTGCTGCTTCATCTATGCCCTGCCCGGGTGTCACGAGTGTGCCGGCTGCCCGCGACTCTCGGACACGACTCTCGGACCACGGGATGAGTAGCGCGCCTCATGGCTGAGAGGCACACGGCGGAGGATCGTGGAGGCATGGCATTCATCATCAGAGCACTCGGGATCGGGCTCGCGGCGACGGCCGCCTACCTGCTGATGACCATCGGTGACGACGGGGAGGGCGGCGCCAACATCGGGGCCGGTCTCGCAGTCTTCGCCGTCCTGGCAGTCGGCGGGTTCGTCTGGGCACTGCTCGACGGGTTGGCCCGGCCCTCTGCCGCTGCTCAACCCATCGGGCTCGGCGCCCTTCTGCTGCGGTGGGTCCTTGCCTCGGTCATGGCGGTCGCTGTGGTCATCGCGGCCATGGAGGTGCGCAGCGGTGGGGACTACCTCTCGGACTTCGACGCATCGTCGGCGGTCTTCCTCGTCCTGCTCGTCCTCGTGCCGTCCGTGGTCGGCGCACTGATCGGGTATGCCGCCCGCGGCACTGGGTCTGTCGCGCCGAGTCACACGCGTTCGAGCTGAGCACCCCGGATCCGATAGGTCACCACCTCACCCGTTGGTGAGCTGGTGGTGATCGCGGCCGGGTTGGCCAGGGGCGAAGCGGCGGCGGCCGGTACGCGATGGCCGGTGGCCACACCGGCAGCGTGAGCGGCGGCCGGTGTCATGGCTCCGGTGCCGATGACCGCAACAGCGGCCGCTGACGTGAGGGCTCCGGCGATGCGGAGGGCGCGGGCGGGGATGCGGGCCTGGGTCGTCTCCATGACCTGAACCCTGCTGATCACTCCCATGGACCGGCTGTGAACGTCATGTGGGGCCCCAATGAGCGGCGGCCACTGCCGAGCCAGGCGGGTTCGGGTCTCAGAGGAGGTCTGCGAGCAGGTCGCCGTGGGTGTCGAGCCGCTCGAGCATGTCGTCGAACATGACCTGCTCGAACCGCTTGCCCGCCGCGCCGGCCTCGACCTCGTCCCACGTCCTGGGAGCGGCAACGCAGGGCAGTTCCTTGCCGCGCAGCGAGTAGGGGCTGATCGTCGTCTTTGCGGCGACGTTCTGGCTCCAGTCGAGGAAGATCTTGCCGGGCCGCAGTGACTTGGTCATCTTCCACAGGACGAGGTCGGGGTGCTTCTTCGTCATCTCCTGCGCCAGTTGCTGGGTGAGGTCGCGCACCTGGTCGCTCGTGAGGTCACCGCCGAGCGAGGCGTAGAGCTGCATGCCCTTGCTCCCCGACGTCACAGGATAGAGCTCCAGCCCCAGCGCCTCTAGCCGCTCGCGCAGGAGCAGGCCGACCTGGGCGCACTCCTTGAGTCCCGCAGGGCTGCCCGGGTCGAGGTCGATGACGAGTCGGTTGGGGTTCTGCGGCTCGCCGTCCTCGGTGACCTTCCACTGCGGCACGTGCATCTCGAGGGAGTTGAGGTTGATCAGGTAGGTGAGCTGCGCGAGATCGTCCACGAGCGGATAGGTCACGTCGTCGACCTTGACCCTCCCCAACCACGTCGGCGCACCGCTCGGCAGGTTCTTCTCGAAGAAGCTCTGGTCCGACACCCCGTGCGGCCAGCGCACGCGCGTCACCGGACGAGCAGCGATGTGCTGCAACAGGATGGGGCCGACCGTGGCGAAGTAGTTGAGCACCTCACCCTTGGTCGTCTCGGTCGCCGGGAACATCACCTTGGCCAGGCTCGAGAGCTTGAGGGTGCGGCCCTCGACCTCGACGCGGGTGATCTCGGGGACGTATCGCTCAGGCATCGGTCACCTCGTGCAGGTCGGCAGGAGTGAGATCGCTACGAACTCCGAGGTATGCCGGTTGCCGCAGTTTGCCGGTCGACCCGCGTCCCAGCGACTGCACCTCCACGACGACCGTGGGCTCGACCCACGTCGCACCCTCCGCGTCTTCTCGGGGCACGACGTTGGAGAAGGGGGATCCGTTGCGCGACAACGGTTCCAGCATCTTGCCGACCCGGGCCCCAGCGGTGCCGGCAAGTCCGGCACCCACGCGGCCGGCATACTCCCAACCGCCTGCGCCGTCAGGCGTTCCGACGAGGACGGCACCCAGCCGGTGCGTCGTGCCCACCTCGGGACGCCATCCACCGATGACGACCGAAAGGGTGGCGCGGTGCGGGGACTTGCGCCAGTCCGGGGACCGGCGGCCGGCGGCATACAGAGATGTTCGTCGTTTGCTCACCACTCCTTCAAGGCCCTGGTCGCGGGTGGCCTCGAAGAGCTCCTCACCGTCGTCGTAGGTGGGCGGCACCTGCCAGGCGGAGCTGCTCAGCTCGAGGCGTTCCAACAGCTCGCGGCGGGCCGCCCACGGCTGCTTCGACAGGTCGGAACCGAACAGCCGCAACAGGTCGAACGCCATGAACGTGACCGGACGCGTCGTCGCGAGCAGCGCCGCCTTGCGCGGTGACGAGACGTGCATCCGTTCGGCGAGCGCCGAGAACGACGGCAGCCCGCCATCGAGCGCCACGACCTCACCGTCGAGGAGGAGGTCGTCGTAGGTGTCGGCGAGACCCGCCAACTCAGGGAAGCTCACCGAGACGTCGCGGCCGGTGCGGCTCGAGAGCACCAACCGCCCGTCGCGCACGTCGGCGAGGACGCGCATCCCGTCCCACTTCACCTCGTGCACCCACTCCGGGCCGCGTGGAATGCCATCGGCGACGGCGGCGAGCATCGGCTGCATGAGCCCATCCTGACGCACGGGGTGCACGGGTGTCGGGGTGACTCCAAAGCACCTCCGGCGATCGGGTGAGTGGTGTCCAATGTTCCTGTGGGCGAGGTGACGGGAAGCAGGGGGCGGGGCAAC contains the following coding sequences:
- the lysS gene encoding lysine--tRNA ligase, yielding MSETPVKSTEASQSAAPEIDLSEQQRIRREKRERLLEAGTPAYPVSVDRTHSLAEVRSEWGHLETGQETDDVVSVAGRVVFIRNTGKLAFASLQEGEGIRLQIMLSLAEVGEDSLAAWKADVDLGDHVSVTGRVISSRRGELSVMATAWTMASKALRPLPILHKELSEESRVRQRYADLIVRQEARDMVRTKARILSAMRHELERQTYIEVETPILQLIHGGAAARPFTTHFNAFDQQMTLRIALELNLKKAVVGGVDRVYEMGRIFRNEGVDATHSPEFTMLEAYQAWGDQTTIAGLMRDLYLAAADAFGSRQVETDRGTINLDGEWRWLPVHEAVSEIVGETVTIDTDIDTLRGYATKHDVAIDPAWDRDKVFLELLGELVEPTLLQPTFLCDYPASAQPLARPHRSEPGLIEAWDLIIDGVERGTGFSELVDPEIQRQVLTDQSTKAAGGDPEAMQLDEDFLRALEYGAPPMGGLGLGVDRLVMLFTGANVRETILFPHLKPEA
- a CDS encoding (2Fe-2S)-binding protein, coding for MSRHHGYLTFVGGRHLSRPLSSALEFSAQWRANLTAVNTRLYAVPSPPQVASAFVLQHLLSIPAQVSAFAAVTGPWHADLGTLDDSRISCDLAPGLYPERLGFLSLRPAAPELEERIAAAGTAYRALGREIAQAYDGGVKVSTRQRLGMVDDLWQMALREARGAAGQGLGPAVERRSCCFIYALPGCHECAGCPRLSDTTLGPRDE
- a CDS encoding Lsr2 family protein, with protein sequence MAQRVQVLLVDDLDNSDADETVTFALDGVTYEIDLNEGNASKLRDAFAPWVGHARRSGGRKATGRSAGGRRKDVSAVREWARKNGHNVSERGRIPATIQDAYDKANS
- a CDS encoding TIM barrel protein, which produces MAESMARNTDPRYSKLTIGVCPDQWGVWFPQDEKQIDWEVALDEMATAGFSVMETGPFGYFPTDPARLKEEMDARGFRVVAGTGWGILHKAEAWADTEKLFRSIGETHAAVGAEYVVHLPPMFRDEKTGAYTDERVLSTDAWNLYIKNADRLGRIMKEDYGLKMVLHPHGDSHIETPDDIDRIFQATDPDYVGFCLDTGHVIYGDGDPMELCRKYPERISYVHIKAMDPVLVKQAHDEDWPFVKAVHAGCSVTPPAGLPDMGQLIEALADLDKELYVVCEQDMYGCDKSFPLPNAIKTREYLASLGLGLA
- a CDS encoding lysyl-tRNA synthetase — translated: MWDSIWPYLAAILPTIIVACLFYFLMKSILEGDRRERLAQSQWEKNEHKTPEDNS
- the ligD gene encoding non-homologous end-joining DNA ligase: MPERYVPEITRVEVEGRTLKLSSLAKVMFPATETTKGEVLNYFATVGPILLQHIAARPVTRVRWPHGVSDQSFFEKNLPSGAPTWLGRVKVDDVTYPLVDDLAQLTYLINLNSLEMHVPQWKVTEDGEPQNPNRLVIDLDPGSPAGLKECAQVGLLLRERLEALGLELYPVTSGSKGMQLYASLGGDLTSDQVRDLTQQLAQEMTKKHPDLVLWKMTKSLRPGKIFLDWSQNVAAKTTISPYSLRGKELPCVAAPRTWDEVEAGAAGKRFEQVMFDDMLERLDTHGDLLADLL
- the ligD gene encoding non-homologous end-joining DNA ligase translates to MQPMLAAVADGIPRGPEWVHEVKWDGMRVLADVRDGRLVLSSRTGRDVSVSFPELAGLADTYDDLLLDGEVVALDGGLPSFSALAERMHVSSPRKAALLATTRPVTFMAFDLLRLFGSDLSKQPWAARRELLERLELSSSAWQVPPTYDDGEELFEATRDQGLEGVVSKRRTSLYAAGRRSPDWRKSPHRATLSVVIGGWRPEVGTTHRLGAVLVGTPDGAGGWEYAGRVGAGLAGTAGARVGKMLEPLSRNGSPFSNVVPREDAEGATWVEPTVVVEVQSLGRGSTGKLRQPAYLGVRSDLTPADLHEVTDA
- a CDS encoding OsmC family protein, whose product is MHAPIDAAALRAMQAPLMELYRDDPDEAVVSVSARADWREPGISTSVDAWSGRVRVGLHRATGGDGSDACSGDMLLEAVLASAGVTMRSVATTMGLTILRADLSAEAEFDARGTLGIDPEVPVGITPITITATLDTDACDDDLARLARSTERYCVVGQSLAVPPTVTVRRSVV
- a CDS encoding AAA family ATPase — encoded protein: MEQEEQERQGWMEPLPVRRIECSPHAVVPGPEVWPVSVPAVGQVLRDGLDLGSCTILVGDNGTGKSTLVEAIAMAFGLNAEGGSTGARHRTHATESALWEWLRLSRGPGASKWGYFVRAETMHGLMAWLDTNPGASPDPVFHARSHGESFVSLLSTRRFDGDGFFVWDEPEAGLSFPAQLHLVAELAIMAARPGTQVLLATHSPILASVPGATILQLSESGIEEVEWEDLAVVDHYRRFLDAPDRYLRHVLD